From the Priestia koreensis genome, one window contains:
- a CDS encoding tripartite tricarboxylate transporter permease — protein sequence MSTVEYLLSGFQTALVWYNILFAFVGVLIGTAVGVLPGIGPMSGVALLIPVTASITGGLPPEQAATSAIILLAGVYYGAMYGGSTTSILLNTPGESSSVVTTLDGYQMAKQGRAGSALAISAIGSFVAGIVTLIALILLAKPLSNVALKFGPAEYFSLMLLGLAAVSGLAGKSITKALIMTIMGLLLGTIGVDNVSGVARFTFEFPWLYQGLEFLTIAVGLFALGEVFKTIVEKEEEEGEIAKIKRLMPTKQELKDSAAPIARGSILGFFVGILPGAGATLASFFAYILEKRVSKNPSKFGQGAIEGVASPESANNAASGGAMIPLLTLGIPGSGTTAILMGALMMYNVQPGPLLFEDHPQVAWGLIASMFIGNLMLLILNLPLVKVFAKIIETPKKYLIPMIIAISIFGVYAVQVSVYDLLLLVACGILGYFFSKNDYPIAPLVLGLVLGPMIENNLRRALTISNGDYGVFFTRPISLVFLIITVLWLAIPMLLKKRGKDVVINVEG from the coding sequence ATGAGCACAGTAGAGTATTTATTAAGTGGATTTCAAACAGCGCTCGTCTGGTATAATATTTTATTTGCTTTCGTTGGTGTATTGATTGGAACAGCGGTTGGCGTATTGCCGGGAATTGGCCCGATGAGTGGGGTGGCGCTACTTATTCCTGTAACAGCTTCTATAACAGGCGGACTCCCTCCTGAACAAGCTGCTACGAGTGCCATCATTTTATTAGCAGGAGTCTATTACGGAGCTATGTATGGAGGATCAACAACCTCCATTTTATTAAACACACCTGGAGAATCTTCCTCAGTTGTGACAACGCTTGACGGCTATCAAATGGCAAAGCAAGGGAGAGCAGGAAGTGCACTTGCCATTTCCGCTATTGGCTCCTTTGTTGCCGGAATTGTTACACTGATTGCCTTGATCTTATTGGCGAAGCCATTATCCAATGTGGCATTAAAATTTGGTCCAGCAGAGTATTTTTCGTTAATGTTACTAGGTCTTGCTGCAGTGAGCGGCTTGGCAGGAAAATCAATTACAAAAGCACTTATTATGACGATTATGGGTCTATTACTTGGAACAATTGGTGTTGATAACGTATCGGGAGTAGCTCGCTTTACGTTTGAATTTCCTTGGCTTTATCAAGGGTTAGAATTTTTAACGATTGCTGTAGGATTGTTCGCATTAGGTGAAGTATTCAAAACGATCGTTGAAAAAGAAGAGGAAGAAGGAGAAATTGCGAAGATTAAGCGCTTAATGCCGACAAAGCAAGAGCTGAAGGATTCTGCTGCTCCAATTGCTCGAGGTTCGATCTTAGGATTTTTTGTTGGGATTTTACCAGGTGCAGGCGCGACTCTTGCTTCATTCTTTGCGTACATTTTAGAAAAGAGAGTAAGTAAAAATCCTTCGAAATTTGGTCAGGGTGCAATTGAAGGAGTAGCCTCTCCTGAGTCTGCAAACAATGCAGCATCAGGTGGAGCAATGATTCCCTTATTAACACTTGGTATCCCAGGTTCAGGGACAACGGCTATTTTAATGGGAGCCCTTATGATGTATAACGTACAGCCTGGACCACTTTTATTTGAAGATCACCCTCAAGTAGCTTGGGGTCTTATTGCGAGTATGTTCATTGGGAATTTAATGCTCCTTATTTTAAACCTTCCGCTTGTGAAAGTGTTTGCTAAAATTATTGAAACACCTAAGAAATATTTAATTCCGATGATTATTGCTATTTCTATTTTTGGGGTATACGCTGTACAAGTTTCCGTGTATGATTTGCTTTTATTAGTAGCGTGTGGAATTTTAGGTTATTTCTTTAGCAAAAATGATTATCCAATTGCTCCGCTTGTACTCGGTCTTGTACTAGGACCAATGATTGAAAACAATTTACGCCGTGCGTTAACCATTTCAAACGGTGATTACGGTGTGTTCTTTACTCGTCCTATTTCCCTTGTTTTTCTTATCATTACAGTTTTATGGTTGGCCATTCCGATGCTGCTTAAAAAGCGCGGAAAAGACGTTGTCATCAATGTGGAAGGATAA
- the hxlA gene encoding 3-hexulose-6-phosphate synthase, producing the protein MELQLALDLVNIPEAKELVKEVEDHIDIVEIGTPVVINEGLKAVKEIKEAFPNLKVLADLKIMDAAGYEVMKASEAGADIITILGAAEDMSIKGAVEEAKKQNKKILVDMISVKDIETRAKELDELGVDYICVHTGYDLQAVGQNSFDDLQTIKRVVKNAKTAVAGGIKLESLPEVIKAQPDLVIVGGGITGADDKKAVAEKMQSLIKEGN; encoded by the coding sequence ATGGAATTACAATTAGCATTAGACTTAGTCAACATCCCTGAAGCAAAGGAACTCGTTAAAGAGGTTGAAGATCACATTGATATCGTTGAAATTGGGACACCAGTTGTCATTAACGAAGGATTAAAAGCAGTAAAAGAAATTAAAGAAGCATTTCCTAATTTAAAAGTTCTTGCAGATCTTAAAATTATGGATGCAGCTGGATACGAGGTAATGAAAGCTTCTGAAGCAGGTGCAGACATCATTACAATCTTAGGTGCTGCTGAAGATATGTCCATCAAAGGGGCAGTAGAAGAAGCGAAAAAACAAAACAAAAAAATTCTTGTTGATATGATTAGTGTAAAAGATATTGAAACACGCGCAAAAGAGCTTGATGAGCTTGGCGTTGATTATATTTGTGTTCATACAGGTTATGACCTTCAAGCAGTGGGACAAAACTCATTTGATGATCTTCAAACGATTAAACGCGTTGTGAAAAACGCCAAAACTGCTGTAGCTGGTGGTATTAAGCTAGAGTCATTACCAGAAGTAATTAAGGCGCAGCCAGATCTTGTAATCGTTGGCGGAGGAATTACAGGCGCTGATGATAAAAAAGCAGTAGCAGAAAAAATGCAATCCTTAATTAAAGAAGGAAACTAA
- the hxlB gene encoding 6-phospho-3-hexuloisomerase: protein MNPAEKVVAELEKTISLLKQEEMDKLADAILSARKIFIAGAGRSGLMGKAFAMRLVHMGFDAHVVGETTTPGITDEDIFILGSGSGETKTLLAMATKARDINATIALVSIFPNSSLGKLADLTVQLPGASKEQGEGEYETIQPMGSLFEQTLLVFYDAIILALMDKKGLDSHTMLGQHANLE, encoded by the coding sequence ATGAATCCTGCAGAGAAAGTCGTGGCAGAGCTTGAGAAGACGATTTCACTATTAAAGCAGGAAGAGATGGACAAGCTAGCTGATGCGATTCTTTCCGCTCGTAAGATTTTCATTGCAGGAGCTGGGCGCTCTGGTTTAATGGGCAAAGCTTTTGCGATGAGACTTGTTCACATGGGATTTGATGCCCATGTGGTAGGTGAGACAACTACTCCTGGAATTACAGATGAAGATATTTTTATCCTTGGTTCAGGATCTGGTGAGACGAAAACGTTGCTTGCGATGGCTACAAAAGCACGCGATATTAACGCAACAATCGCGTTAGTTTCTATTTTTCCTAACTCTTCTCTTGGAAAGCTTGCGGACCTTACCGTTCAGCTTCCTGGGGCCTCGAAGGAACAGGGAGAAGGGGAATACGAAACGATTCAGCCAATGGGATCGCTTTTTGAACAAACTCTTCTTGTTTTCTATGATGCCATCATATTAGCATTAATGGACAAAAAAGGGTTAGATTCACATACAATGCTAGGCCAACATGCCAACCTAGAATAG
- a CDS encoding winged helix-turn-helix transcriptional regulator, whose protein sequence is MGRMNDKVFNCEKELTLNIIGGKWKMLVLWHLGKGGTKRFGELKALIPEITQRMLANQLRELEEDQIVHREVYPVVPPKVEYSLTKQGETLMPILDAMYAWGRNYMETTLEDHVEVKESIYP, encoded by the coding sequence GTGGGACGTATGAATGATAAAGTATTTAACTGTGAAAAAGAGCTTACGTTAAATATTATCGGCGGGAAGTGGAAAATGCTTGTACTATGGCATTTAGGTAAAGGTGGAACGAAACGATTTGGTGAGTTAAAAGCACTTATTCCTGAGATTACACAGCGCATGCTCGCGAATCAGCTTAGAGAGCTTGAAGAAGATCAAATCGTCCACCGCGAAGTCTACCCAGTTGTCCCCCCAAAAGTTGAATACTCCTTAACCAAACAAGGTGAAACGCTAATGCCCATTCTTGACGCTATGTATGCATGGGGGCGTAACTACATGGAAACAACTTTAGAAGATCATGTAGAAGTAAAAGAATCCATTTATCCTTAA
- a CDS encoding ATP-binding protein: MRLQTKLMAGIFVLVILIGLGFEATFKDMMEDNLKESKGHQALAIAKAVANMPEIQKAFLLPNPSTVIQPIAEQIRKQVDAEFIVVGNRQEIRYSHPNAKRLGKKMMGGDNKAVFKGKAIISESVGTLGPSLRGKAPILNDKNEVIGVVSVGFLQIDIQKEIKRLQGKIFLYTSLLLVGGLVAAILISFNIKKAIFGLEPREIAWMYQEKHAILESIHEGIIAIDADGDITVVNETAHKILGVPNDVLLRGKPIEDVIKHTHLLQVVQTGLAEYDREFLIEGEVFVVNRIPIFDKRQQVIGAVASLRKKSELSKITQELSNVKAYAEGLRAQTHEYSNKLYTLLGLIQLGSNQEAIDFISKEVNVTQGFLHFITQEIGDPILAGFILGKVSLAHEMRIEFEIDPDSSFVDIPRSINRDSIVTIVGNLINNAFDAVKENIDKEKKVTLFLTDLGRDLIIEVEDNGNGISAENEERIFQRGFSTKGGQNNAGIGLSLVQESLEGLDGYLTLSSEEGVGTVFTVVIPKKEGL, translated from the coding sequence ATGCGGTTACAAACAAAGCTGATGGCCGGGATCTTTGTTCTCGTTATTTTAATTGGGTTAGGATTTGAAGCAACGTTCAAAGATATGATGGAGGATAATCTAAAGGAAAGTAAGGGACACCAGGCGTTAGCCATTGCGAAAGCCGTTGCCAATATGCCGGAGATACAAAAAGCATTTTTGCTTCCAAATCCTTCTACCGTTATCCAACCCATAGCGGAACAAATTCGAAAACAGGTGGATGCAGAATTTATCGTCGTAGGAAATAGACAAGAAATTCGGTATTCCCATCCGAATGCAAAGCGCCTTGGGAAGAAGATGATGGGGGGAGATAATAAAGCGGTATTTAAGGGGAAAGCGATTATTTCGGAATCAGTCGGAACGTTAGGGCCCTCTTTAAGAGGGAAAGCACCTATTTTAAATGATAAAAACGAAGTAATCGGTGTTGTATCTGTGGGCTTTTTACAAATTGATATTCAAAAAGAAATTAAGCGTCTGCAGGGGAAAATCTTTTTGTATACGTCTCTTCTATTAGTAGGTGGTCTTGTAGCAGCGATCTTAATTTCATTTAATATAAAAAAAGCGATTTTTGGACTTGAGCCAAGAGAGATTGCCTGGATGTATCAGGAGAAGCATGCTATTTTAGAATCCATCCACGAGGGAATTATCGCTATTGATGCGGATGGAGATATTACCGTCGTAAATGAAACGGCTCATAAAATACTCGGTGTGCCAAATGATGTTCTGCTTCGAGGAAAGCCGATTGAAGACGTAATAAAACATACACATTTGCTACAGGTGGTTCAAACGGGATTAGCAGAATACGATCGGGAGTTTTTAATTGAAGGAGAAGTGTTTGTCGTAAACCGGATTCCGATTTTTGATAAACGTCAGCAGGTCATTGGCGCCGTCGCAAGCTTGCGTAAAAAATCAGAATTATCAAAAATAACACAAGAGCTTTCTAACGTAAAGGCATATGCGGAGGGATTGCGGGCTCAAACGCATGAATATTCCAACAAGCTATATACGTTATTGGGATTGATTCAGCTTGGATCTAATCAAGAGGCGATTGACTTTATATCAAAGGAAGTGAATGTGACGCAAGGGTTTCTTCATTTCATTACACAGGAAATTGGCGATCCAATTCTAGCTGGATTTATCCTAGGAAAGGTCAGTCTAGCGCATGAGATGAGAATTGAATTTGAGATTGACCCTGACAGTAGCTTTGTTGATATACCTCGTTCAATCAATAGAGATTCAATTGTTACAATTGTTGGGAATTTAATTAATAATGCGTTCGATGCAGTCAAAGAGAATATAGATAAAGAGAAAAAGGTGACGTTATTTTTAACGGATTTAGGAAGGGACTTAATTATTGAAGTAGAAGATAACGGAAATGGGATTTCGGCTGAAAATGAAGAACGAATCTTCCAAAGAGGTTTTTCCACAAAGGGAGGACAGAACAATGCAGGCATTGGACTTAGCCTTGTTCAAGAATCGCTAGAAGGATTAGATGGATACTTAACACTTTCCAGCGAAGAAGGAGTAGGAACAGTCTTTACCGTTGTTATTCCAAAGAAAGAGGGGCTTTAA
- a CDS encoding response regulator gives MRGTKIIEVLIIEDDVRIAEIQKRYIEKIEGFQTIGIATSYEEAKQSIEILQPALILLDVYFPDMNGIQFLREIKSDYKGIDVMMITATKEIDVIQEAISIGVFDFIIKPVIFERFEQSLKRYEEHYMIMQSLKRDNKSVTQLEVDQLLRKQSSSQKHTYYPKGIDRLTLEKVLDVLSGCTVGLTAEQMAKEIGASRTTARRYLEYLISDGKIDADLSYGTVGRPERVYIIKAGVS, from the coding sequence ATGAGGGGAACGAAGATCATTGAAGTTTTAATTATCGAAGACGATGTGCGAATCGCTGAAATTCAAAAGCGCTACATCGAAAAGATTGAGGGGTTTCAAACCATTGGAATTGCCACTTCCTATGAAGAGGCAAAGCAATCAATTGAAATTTTACAGCCAGCGCTTATTTTATTAGACGTCTACTTTCCAGATATGAATGGCATTCAGTTTTTGAGAGAGATAAAGAGTGACTACAAGGGAATTGATGTCATGATGATTACCGCGACGAAGGAGATCGACGTCATTCAAGAAGCTATTTCAATTGGCGTATTTGATTTTATTATCAAGCCTGTTATTTTTGAACGGTTTGAACAGTCATTAAAGCGATACGAAGAGCACTATATGATTATGCAGTCATTAAAGCGAGATAATAAAAGTGTTACGCAGCTAGAAGTGGATCAGCTTCTTCGAAAGCAAAGCTCTTCACAAAAACATACGTATTATCCAAAAGGCATTGATCGTCTTACCTTAGAAAAAGTATTAGACGTGCTTTCTGGCTGTACCGTTGGGTTAACGGCTGAACAAATGGCAAAGGAAATTGGTGCGAGTCGTACAACGGCACGAAGATATTTAGAATACTTGATTTCTGATGGGAAGATTGACGCAGATCTGTCATATGGAACCGTCGGAAGGCCAGAAAGAGTATATATAATCAAAGCAGGGGTTTCCTGA
- a CDS encoding MerR family transcriptional regulator: MKNRFTIGEMEKLHHIPIKTLRYYDEIGLFKPIEVDSKSGYRYYAAEQFELLDLICYLKMVGVPLKEIQKQVQNRELSDFLTLFSSYKEANLQKIKQLQLMNERLTARIDELTEAQHIQNLGIPFTKKVEARRIIEVKNDIRSLYDLELSLRHVKKDFHHVSPIIIGKVGLTLSVEAAKLGKYFDYSSVFLLIEESEFIHMKENASRLLEEGTYASIYFREPKEQTTIYYDRLLDYVKTHEYETEGPLIVREIIDQFLSNRPQEHVTEIQVKVRKKD, translated from the coding sequence ATGAAAAATCGCTTTACGATCGGAGAGATGGAAAAGCTTCATCATATCCCGATTAAAACGTTACGCTATTACGATGAAATTGGGCTATTTAAGCCGATAGAGGTAGATTCGAAAAGCGGATATCGCTATTATGCAGCTGAACAGTTTGAACTGCTTGATCTAATCTGCTATTTAAAAATGGTAGGTGTCCCTTTAAAAGAAATACAAAAGCAAGTTCAAAACCGTGAATTAAGCGACTTTTTGACACTGTTTTCTTCCTATAAAGAAGCCAATCTCCAAAAAATTAAGCAGCTGCAGCTTATGAATGAACGTTTAACAGCTCGAATTGACGAGTTAACAGAGGCTCAGCACATCCAAAATCTTGGCATCCCTTTTACAAAGAAAGTAGAAGCGCGCCGAATTATTGAAGTGAAGAACGATATTCGCTCGCTATATGATTTAGAATTATCACTTCGCCATGTGAAAAAGGATTTTCACCACGTTTCCCCTATTATTATTGGCAAGGTGGGATTAACGCTATCAGTCGAGGCTGCTAAACTAGGGAAGTATTTTGACTATAGCTCCGTCTTCTTATTAATAGAAGAAAGTGAATTTATCCACATGAAGGAGAATGCTTCTCGTCTCTTAGAAGAAGGCACGTATGCAAGTATTTATTTTCGAGAGCCCAAGGAGCAAACAACGATCTATTACGATCGATTGTTAGATTATGTGAAGACACATGAATATGAAACAGAGGGGCCCCTCATCGTTCGAGAGATTATCGATCAGTTTCTATCTAACCGCCCACAGGAGCACGTAACAGAAATTCAAGTAAAAGTTCGAAAAAAGGATTGA
- a CDS encoding multidrug effflux MFS transporter produces the protein MVLILGSLSAFGPLSIDMYLPSLPALTTDLHTNASSAQLSLTACLLGLAFGQLLVGPFSDIKGRRRPLIVALCLYSIASILCAFASSIWLLVALRFLQGVTGSAGIVIARASVRDLFSGSELTKFFSLLMLVNGVAPILAPVIGGQLLQFISWRGVFVVLCVIGIIMLLSVVFGLEETLKPSMRSEGGIKNIFGAFSQLLKDRLFVGYAIIQGLITGAMFAYISGSPFVIQTIFGASPQLFSVLFAINGIGIIIASQITGRLAEKLGETKLLVAGLIFAAVGSILLLAATVFGLGMLAVCIGFFMIVSSVGIVNTTIFSLAMQNQEQNAGSASALLGLLQFVFGAVAAPLVGLGGEGTAIPLGIIIAVCDVGALLLYVIFVRRDRVATSKQSTLNA, from the coding sequence TTGGTTTTAATTTTAGGTTCACTATCAGCATTTGGACCTCTATCCATTGATATGTATTTACCATCACTACCAGCTTTGACGACAGACTTACATACCAATGCTTCCTCAGCACAGCTAAGCTTAACGGCATGTTTACTTGGTCTGGCATTTGGACAGCTGTTGGTTGGACCGTTTAGTGATATTAAGGGAAGAAGAAGGCCATTGATTGTAGCGCTATGTCTCTATTCGATTGCGTCTATTCTATGTGCTTTTGCTTCCTCAATATGGTTGTTAGTAGCGCTCAGGTTTTTGCAGGGAGTAACAGGGTCAGCTGGTATTGTTATTGCCAGAGCAAGCGTGCGGGATTTGTTTTCAGGCTCAGAGCTTACAAAATTTTTCTCGCTTCTTATGCTCGTTAACGGCGTAGCGCCTATCTTGGCACCAGTCATTGGTGGACAGCTTTTACAATTTATCTCGTGGAGAGGCGTATTTGTTGTCTTGTGTGTAATTGGAATCATCATGCTTTTATCAGTTGTATTTGGTCTTGAAGAGACGCTAAAGCCCAGCATGAGATCTGAGGGCGGCATAAAGAATATTTTTGGTGCCTTTTCTCAGCTTTTAAAAGATCGCTTATTTGTTGGCTATGCAATTATTCAAGGACTTATCACAGGTGCGATGTTTGCCTATATTTCAGGCTCACCGTTCGTCATACAGACAATTTTCGGCGCATCTCCACAGTTGTTTAGCGTTTTATTTGCGATTAATGGAATTGGAATTATCATTGCTTCGCAAATAACGGGGCGTTTGGCTGAAAAGCTAGGAGAAACCAAGCTGTTAGTAGCTGGTCTAATCTTTGCTGCGGTTGGAAGTATTCTACTACTTGCTGCAACTGTTTTTGGATTAGGAATGCTAGCAGTTTGCATTGGATTTTTCATGATTGTCTCAAGTGTTGGAATTGTGAATACTACCATTTTCTCTCTAGCTATGCAAAATCAGGAGCAAAACGCCGGAAGTGCTTCAGCTCTATTGGGATTATTGCAATTTGTTTTCGGAGCTGTCGCAGCTCCTTTAGTAGGTCTAGGTGGAGAAGGAACAGCGATTCCACTTGGAATTATTATTGCGGTTTGTGATGTAGGTGCACTGCTTCTATACGTGATATTCGTTAGGCGCGACCGTGTGGCTACGTCAAAACAATCCACATTAAATGCATAA
- a CDS encoding STAS domain-containing protein, translating to MNEKCYALYEFLVSQATSFTDEWMKYQLVKKGSDYSADAPPQVAQRIREQNSNYVRLVAKTLIHSEDETKKAIEEWTNKTAADRVQSNTSLSEVVRNSGVFRHVYWMYVQKFVEQTTLDVNVSDIFGWERKINFALDYVLETFTNRFMEIVTERLAAQASLIRELSAPVITLTNQIGLLPLIGDIDTNRAKSILESTLHQSVHAKISVLIMDLSGVVMVDTMVAQQLFQLVDSLRMVGVKTILTGIRPEVAQTSIQLGINFGSIQTETSLQKVVGKLVMKHM from the coding sequence ATGAACGAGAAATGCTATGCACTATACGAGTTTCTAGTCTCTCAAGCTACCAGCTTTACGGATGAATGGATGAAGTATCAGTTAGTGAAAAAGGGATCAGATTATTCAGCTGATGCACCACCGCAGGTCGCTCAGCGAATAAGAGAACAAAACTCTAACTATGTACGATTAGTAGCCAAAACCCTTATACATTCAGAGGACGAAACGAAAAAAGCCATTGAGGAATGGACCAACAAAACAGCAGCAGATCGAGTTCAATCGAATACTTCTTTATCTGAAGTTGTGAGGAACTCAGGCGTTTTTCGCCATGTCTACTGGATGTACGTTCAAAAATTTGTGGAGCAAACCACTCTGGATGTAAATGTCTCAGATATTTTTGGATGGGAACGTAAAATTAATTTCGCGCTTGACTACGTATTGGAGACGTTTACAAATCGATTTATGGAAATTGTGACGGAACGATTAGCAGCTCAAGCCTCGCTAATTCGCGAATTAAGCGCGCCTGTTATTACGTTGACGAATCAGATCGGACTGCTTCCACTTATAGGCGATATCGATACGAACCGAGCGAAAAGCATTCTCGAATCCACTCTACACCAAAGCGTACATGCTAAAATCTCTGTTCTTATTATGGATCTATCAGGAGTTGTGATGGTTGATACGATGGTTGCACAACAATTGTTTCAACTCGTAGATTCGTTACGTATGGTAGGAGTAAAAACAATTTTAACCGGTATTCGACCAGAGGTAGCTCAAACATCCATTCAGCTTGGTATTAATTTTGGTAGTATCCAAACAGAAACCTCGTTACAAAAGGTTGTCGGAAAGCTTGTAATGAAGCATATGTAA